One genomic region from Prunus persica cultivar Lovell chromosome G3, Prunus_persica_NCBIv2, whole genome shotgun sequence encodes:
- the LOC109947867 gene encoding uncharacterized protein LOC109947867, whose amino-acid sequence MSRLASDVVEDALMSEEGCELLSETLKSLQVKLKLLKDGPSNNEVGGSSSQTQYMKDPKRVRCKGRSKGITGAKEKAMKRGIRHCRECGHIGHDRRQCPALNTPTSPSNNDESTPIHRSDPLFDDFDRMHRPTE is encoded by the exons ATGTCTCGACTTGCTTCAGATGTGGTTGAGGATGCATTAATGAGTGAAGAAGGATGTGAGCTACTGTCAGAGACTCTAAAAAGTTTGCaggtgaagttgaagttgctgAAGGATGGACCAAGTAATAACGAAGTTGGAGGGTCCAGctctcaaacacaatataTGAAAGACCCTAAGAGAGTGAGGTGCAAAGGAAGGTCGAAAGGAATAACGGgagcaaaggaaaaggcaatgaAGCGAGGGATTAGACACTGTCGGGAGTGTGGACACATTGGTCATGATAGAAGACAATGCCCAGCCTTGAACACACC GACATCACCGTCGAACAATGACGAATCAACTCCAATACATCGTAGTGACCCATTATTCGACGATTTTGACAGGATGCACAGACCAACTGAATGA
- the LOC109948010 gene encoding uncharacterized protein LOC109948010: MPEAFIPESAWFQVMLYVATESSEDLFRMASVCRLFRTLANSPQVWNTISMAKYPYHPIWYGARPAVQHFLQQCRACNNPESIFREAFQDFFRHGKVEALYEMRIAATAGHMEAAYVVGLLGMSGIGQSKEDALQFLCSLNQRNNIDMKGTRDALTGRCRGAFVARHIVDMFDYGKIQFNRCSACNNNEWYFVIPGWPSEDKINHALWTCCNRCKWHRESIFWCKILREYVVGRNDVFLH; the protein is encoded by the coding sequence ATGCCCGAAGCCTTCATCCCGGAGTCCGCTTGGTTTCAAGTCATGTTATACGTGGCAACCGAATCATCGGAAGATCTCTTCCGTATGGCATCTGTGTGCCGATTGTTCCGAACTTTGGCAAACAGTCCACAAGTGTGGAACACCATTTCAATGGCAAAGTACCCATACCATCCTATCTGGTACGGTGCCAGACCTGCGGTCCAGCATTTCTTGCAACAATGCAGGGCTTGCAATAACCCTGAGTCCATATTTAGAGAAGCATTCCAAGATTTTTTCAGGCACGGTAAGGTGGAAGCGTTGTATGAGATGCGCATTGCAGCCACGGCAGGCCATATGGAAGCGGCATATGTAGTTGGACTACTTGGTATGTCCGGAATTGGTCAGTCAAAAGAGGATGCATTACaattcttgtgttctttgaaTCAACGTAACAACATTGATATGAAAGGAACCAGGGATGCTTTGACAGGAAGATGTCGCGGAGCATTTGTTGCAAGACATATCGTAGATATGTTTGACTATGGGAAGATTCAGTTCAATCGGTGCAGTGCTTGTAATAACAATGAatggtattttgttattcCAGGCTGGCCTAGTGAAGACAAGATAAATCATGCGTTGTGGACTTGTTGCAACCGATGCAAATGGCACCGTGAGAGTATTTTTTGGTGCAAAATCCTGCGTGAGTATGTTGTTGGACGGAATGACGTATTTTTGCATTAG
- the LOC109948247 gene encoding uncharacterized protein LOC109948247, which yields MLLGGDTGESTEGTLLEFTVGDIDLDEPTAVLSQLNVWLNDKGKALAQGVQLRKRKRIIPLWKIVEGSELVPKTGAQTTGLKMLDPMKAIPHDDLVKLLKLCWEWRQDPNLVMQFGNVEAEIEFFASLVKADGWLKGDHIDLGLYLIRKRQQQLGQIR from the exons aTGTTGCTTGGGGGTGACACTGGCGAGAGCACGGAGGGGACACTGCTTGAGTTTACTGTCGGGGACATTGATTTGGATGAACCTACAGCTGTGCTATCTCAGTTGAACGTGTGGTTGAATGATAAAGGTAAAGCTCTGGCACAAGGGGTCCAATTacggaaaaggaagaggatcaTTCCTTTGTGGAAGATCGTTGAAGGCAGTGAATTGGTTCCAAAAACTGGGGCACAGACAACCGGACTGAAGATGTTAGACCCAATGAAGGCGATTCCGCATGATGATCTGGTGAAATTGCTGAAACTTTGTTGGGAATGGCGCCAGGACCCAAA TTTGGTGATGCAATTTGGCAACGTGGAAGCTGAGATTGAATTCTTCGCTTCCCTCGTGAaagctgatggttggctgAAAGGAGAT CACATTGATTTGGGGTTGTATCTCATCCGGAAGCGACAACAACAATTGGGACAGATTCGGTAG
- the LOC109948011 gene encoding uncharacterized protein LOC109948011: protein MGSNVELVWPEAEVYSSRVNNCSHANSSLAAIRAKLSAEQLEQFKTSCFGHLLNIDKIQFSGQIVHGVVLRRVAGQGLRFGEVPEVSSGESNEIRLHKRYFIDEGITCNALEEAFVRCTEEDDIYKLALVYFAELVVLGRDKHLNINLNYLTLVEDLDAFNRYPWGSVSFDKTQDSLFSAPTKYVKSLENEEGRGKGKSKVTGTSRRNEKGKKDKHGEAQRSGWSFKGFTYAFQIWVYELIPRMADLNYCKVVDPTAVPRILRWRTTTSVPEMRKLNNYFFQSKEVWFAALRTIDKIE from the exons ATGGGATCCAACGTGGAGCTGGTATGGCCAGAGGCAGAGGTATAttcgtcacgggtgaacaactGCTCACATGCAAATTCATCTCTAGCTGCAATTCGAGCGAAGTTGAGTGCGGAACAATTAGAACAATTCAAGACATCATGCTTTGGCCATCTTCTGAATATAGATAAGATTCAGTTTAGCGGACAGATTGTGCATGGGGTTGTGTTGCGTAGAGTAGCGGGGCAGG GGCTTCGTTTTGGGGAAGTGCCTGAAGTTTCCAGTGGAGAGAGTAATGAAATCAGACTTCataaaagatattttatagaCGAAGGAATTACATGCAATGCTTTAGAAGAAGCATTTGTGAGGTGCACAGAGGAAGATGACATCTACAAGCTAGCTCTTGTTTACTTTGCTGAGTTAGTGGTTTTGGGAAGGGACAAACATTTGAACATCAATCTAAATTACCTGACCCTTGTAGAGGACTTGGATGCGTTCAACAGGTATCCGTGGGGTTCGGTGTCCTTTGACAAAACCCAAGacagtctattttctgcaccaacaaagtatgtgaaaagcttggaaaatgaagagggaagagggaaggggAAAAGTAAGGTAACGGGAACAAGCCGGAGAAATGAGAAGGGCAAGAAGGATAAGCATGGTGAAGCGCAAAGGAGTGgctggagttttaaaggtttcaCGTATGCTTTCCAG ATTTGGgtatatgaattaattcctAGAATGGCGGACCTGAATTACTGCAAGGTTGTTGATCCGACCGCTGTCCCGCGTATTTTGCGATGGAGAACTACTACGTCTGTTCCAGAGATGAGAAAgttgaacaattattttttccagagcAAAGAGGTTTGGTTTGCAGCCCTTAGAACTATTGATAagattgaatga